Proteins from a single region of Candidatus Woesearchaeota archaeon:
- a CDS encoding 4a-hydroxytetrahydrobiopterin dehydratase, which yields MKPLTQFEISQSLTMLPGWRSEDNELIKEFIFLSFREAMTFLIRVGFEAEELKHHPKIINRYSKVTLFLTTHDAGDKVTNNDIELALRIEQINK from the coding sequence ATGAAACCGCTTACCCAATTTGAAATTTCACAATCGCTTACAATGCTTCCTGGATGGAGATCTGAAGACAACGAGCTCATTAAAGAGTTTATTTTTTTATCCTTTCGTGAAGCAATGACATTTTTGATCCGGGTAGGTTTTGAAGCAGAAGAATTGAAGCATCATCCAAAAATTATTAATAGGTACAGCAAGGTGACCCTATTCTTAACAACCCATGATGCAGGAGACAAAGTAACAAATAATGACATTGAACTGGCACTACGAATAGAACAGATCAACAAGTAG